CGCCGGTCGCCCGGAAACTCCCTGGGCTTCCCCCCGAAGGCCCAGGGAGAGCCTCCCTGACGCGCCGCGTGCTACGCGTTGGGGCGCAGCGTCCAGACGACGGTCATCTCACCCGTCACGGCCTCGTCCTCGCGCTGGATGGCGATGGTGACGGGGAACTCGGGGCGACCGCCGGCGTCCAGCTCGGCGATGACCTCGGCGGCCGGGCGGCCGAGCGTGGCGGTGGCGGTGACGACGCCCTTGGCGAGCTTCTTGTAGCCGATCTCCGCCTTGACGGCGAGCGGTACGGCGCGCGAGAGCTGGTCGCTGAAGGCGGCCAGGACGATGGCGCCGCTCGCGGACTCGGCCAGCGTGAACATGGCGCCGGCGTGCGGGCCGCCCACGTGGTTGTGGTAGTCGGGCTGGTCCGGCAGGCGGACGACCGCGCGCTCCGGAGTGGTCTCCAGGAACTGGAGGTTGAGGGTGCGGGCCATCGGTACCGTCGCGGCGAGCAGTTCGCCCACGTTCATCTGTTCTGCGCTCATGGAACGCGATGTTACCCACGAGTAGATGCGGTTGGCCAGACCTCCCCCGGGGGCGGCCGTGGCTCCCGACACCCGCTCCCACTATCGTTACCGGCCATGTGGCCAGGACAGCAGCAGCCGCCCGGGGGAGAGAACGACCCCCAGGACGCGCAACAGAACCCGTACCAGCAGCAGCCGGGAACGCCGAACCCGTACCAGCAGCAGCCGCCGCAGCAGGGGTTCGGCGAGCAGCAGCCGCCCGGCTACGGCTACCCCCAGCCGGGCTACCAGACGCCCCCTCCCGTACAGCCGTGGGGACAGCAGCCCCCGCAGACACCCCAGGGCGGCGGAACCCGCTTCTCCACGAAGACCGTGGCCATCGTCGCGGCCGCGGCGGTCGTCGTCACGGCCGCCGTCACCGGCACCTTCGTCCTCACCCGGGACAAGAAGAGCGACCAGGCCGACGACAAGCCCGTCGTCGCCGCCTCGTCCCCCGCCGCGAGCTCGGCCGCCCCGGCCACCCCCACCGGGAACCCGCGCGCCGGTGGTGACCTGAAGCCGGTGATCCCCGGTTGGAAGGTCGTCGTCAACCCGAAGCACGGCACCGCCTTCGACGTCCCGCCGGACTGGGAGGTGCTGAGCTCCGGCATGTCGATCGGCTTCGAGGACGAGGCCAAGGGCGACGGCTCGCCGATCGTCATGATGTCCGCGCCGGCGTACCTCAAGCAGGACTGGTGCAAGGTCGACTCCGACAAGAACGGCAGCGAGGAGACCACGTCGCTCGGCGGCACCGGCACCAAGGGCGGCCAGGGAGCGAAGGACACCGCCGAGGCGGCGCGCACCGAGGCCGGCAACTGGGTCTTCGCCGGATACGCGCAGAAGGGACCGAAGGGCACCACCAAGGTCACGGAGCCCAAGGAGTACACCACCTCCTCCGGTCTCAAGGGGCACATGGCGACCGCCTCGGTGACCGGCCTGCCGAAGGAGAACAAGTGCTCCTCGGACGGCAAGAGCATCGCCTTCAGCTTCAAGAACGCCAAGAACGACTTCGCGACCTGGGTCCTCTACAGCGCGGCCGGGGTTCCCGGCGAGGTCAGCCAGGAGACGTACGAGAAGATCCTCAGCTCCGTCCGCCTCAACGCGAGCTGATCTTCGCAGCCCCCTGCCCGGGGCCGGAATTTCGTTTGGAATCCCGGCCCCGGGCAGGGATAGTCCGTGGGTGAGCACTCCCCCCGCCGATCCCGCCCCGCTGTCCGCACGCCGACGCCCCGAATGGGCGGGCCGCAACTACAGCCTCCTGACGGCCGCGGCGGTCGTCACGAACCTCGGCAGCCACGGAGCGCTCATCGCGGCCTCCTTCGCGGTCATCCAGACCGGCGGGTCCCCGGGTGACGTCGGACTCGTCGCGGCGGCGCGCACCCTGCCGCTCGTCCTGTTCCTGCTCATCGGCGGAGCCATCGCCGACCGGCTGCCCCGCCACCGGGTGATGGTCGGGGCGAACGCCCTGAACTGCGTGTCCCAAGCCGCGTTCGCCGTGATCGTCCTCACCGGGCACCCGCGGTTGTGGCAGATGATGCTGCTCACCGCGCTCTGCGGCACGGGTACCGCGTTCTTCAATCCGGCCGCCGAGGGCATGCTGCTCTCCACCGTGTCCGGCCCGCACGCCAATCGGGCCTTCGCGCTCTTCCGGATGGCCATGAACGGCGCCGGCATCGGCGGCGCGGCCCTCGGCGGCGCCCTGATCGCCGCCATGGGCCCGGGCTGGGTGCTCGCCGTCGACGCGGCGGCCTTCGCCGTCGCCGGCGCCCTGCGCGCCTTCCTCGACGTCGGTCACATCCCCGACCGGGTCCCCGGCGGCGGGCTGCTGTCCGACCTGCGCGAGGGCTGGGTGGAGTTCAAGACCCGCCCGTGGCTGTGGAGCATCGTGCTCCAGTTCTCCGTGGTCGTCGCCGTCGTCGGCGCCGCCGAGGCCGTGTACGGGCCGTTGGTCGCGCGGGACCGACTCGGCGGGGCGGCCCCCTGGGGCCTCGCCCTGGCCTTCTTCGGCGTGGGCACCATCGCCGGCGCCTTCCTCATGATGGCGTGGAAACCCCGACGGTTGCTGCTGGTCGGCACCCTGTGCGTGTTTCCGCTGGCCCTGCCCTCCGCCGGACTGGCGGTACCGCTTCCCGTGTGGGCCCTGTGCCTCGTGATGCTCGTGATCGGCCTGGCGATCGAGGTGTTCGGCGTCAGCTGGATGACGACCATGCACCAGGAGATCCCGGAGGAGAAGTTCTCCCGGGTGTCCGCCTACGACTGGTTCGGCTCGGTGTCGATGCTGCCGCTCGCCACCGCCCTGGCCGGCCCCGTCGAATCGGCCGTCGGCCGCACCTCCGCCCTGTGGGGGTGCGCGGCCCTCGTGATCCTGGTCACCGGGCTGGTCCTGCTCGTCCCGGACGTCCGCCGGATGACCCGCAAGTCCGCGAAGGAAGCCCCCGACGTCCACGCGGCGCCGCCCGCCCCGGCCGCGCTCCCCCTGGGCTGACCCGCCCTCACCCGAGAGCCACGACCTAGTCGACGCTGAACGCCCCCGTCGGCGGCTCCGGCGAGGCGACCGCCTGCGCGTCCCCCACCGGCAGCGCCCCCCGCATGAACCGGGCCAACGCCTCCCCGTCCTCCACCCGCGCCGCGAACGCGTCGGCCGCGCAGCGCCGGGCCAGCGCCGCCACCGGGATCTCCCGGTCCGACGCCACGAGCACCGCGTTCCCGAAGCGCCGTCCCCGCAGCACGCCCGGCTCCGCGATCAGCGCCAGTTCCCCGAACACCGCCCCGAAGTTCGCCAGCTGCGCCCGCAGGAACCCGAAGGGCGCCCCGTCGGCCAGGTTCGCCGCGTACAGCCCGCCGGGCCTGAGCACCCGGGCCGCCTCCCGCGCGTACTCCACCGAGGTCAGCTGCGCCGGCACCCGCGCGCCCCCGAACACGTCCGCGACCAGGACGTCCACGCTCGCGCCGGGGGCGCCGCCCAACCAGGCCCGGGCGTCGGCCGCGTGCACCGTGACGCCGGCGCCCTCCGCCAGCGGCAGGTGCCGCGCCACCATGTCCACCAGTTCCGCGTCGAACTCCACCACCTGCTGTCGGGAGCCGGGCCGGGTCGCGGCGGCGTAGCGCGGCAGGGTCAGCGCGCCCCCTCCCAGGTGCAGCAGGTCGAGCGGGGCCCCGGGCTGGGCCGCGCAGTCGAGTACGTGGGCCAGCCGACGCACGTACTCGAACTCCAGGTGCTCCGGCGCGTCCAGGTCCACGTACGACTGTGGTGCCCCGTTGACGGTCAGCAGCCAGGCCCGTTCCCGGTCCACGTCCGGCATCAGCTTGGCGGTGCCCTGGCCCACGTCCCGGATCA
This region of Streptomyces sp. NBC_00513 genomic DNA includes:
- a CDS encoding spermidine synthase encodes the protein MPDVDRERAWLLTVNGAPQSYVDLDAPEHLEFEYVRRLAHVLDCAAQPGAPLDLLHLGGGALTLPRYAAATRPGSRQQVVEFDAELVDMVARHLPLAEGAGVTVHAADARAWLGGAPGASVDVLVADVFGGARVPAQLTSVEYAREAARVLRPGGLYAANLADGAPFGFLRAQLANFGAVFGELALIAEPGVLRGRRFGNAVLVASDREIPVAALARRCAADAFAARVEDGEALARFMRGALPVGDAQAVASPEPPTGAFSVD
- a CDS encoding MFS transporter, which codes for MSTPPADPAPLSARRRPEWAGRNYSLLTAAAVVTNLGSHGALIAASFAVIQTGGSPGDVGLVAAARTLPLVLFLLIGGAIADRLPRHRVMVGANALNCVSQAAFAVIVLTGHPRLWQMMLLTALCGTGTAFFNPAAEGMLLSTVSGPHANRAFALFRMAMNGAGIGGAALGGALIAAMGPGWVLAVDAAAFAVAGALRAFLDVGHIPDRVPGGGLLSDLREGWVEFKTRPWLWSIVLQFSVVVAVVGAAEAVYGPLVARDRLGGAAPWGLALAFFGVGTIAGAFLMMAWKPRRLLLVGTLCVFPLALPSAGLAVPLPVWALCLVMLVIGLAIEVFGVSWMTTMHQEIPEEKFSRVSAYDWFGSVSMLPLATALAGPVESAVGRTSALWGCAALVILVTGLVLLVPDVRRMTRKSAKEAPDVHAAPPAPAALPLG
- a CDS encoding DUF4442 domain-containing protein, giving the protein MSAEQMNVGELLAATVPMARTLNLQFLETTPERAVVRLPDQPDYHNHVGGPHAGAMFTLAESASGAIVLAAFSDQLSRAVPLAVKAEIGYKKLAKGVVTATATLGRPAAEVIAELDAGGRPEFPVTIAIQREDEAVTGEMTVVWTLRPNA